The following proteins are encoded in a genomic region of Lentilitoribacter sp. Alg239-R112:
- a CDS encoding substrate-binding domain-containing protein, producing the protein MKVLLAGTIIAGSSFSAANAQMAKWDGPTTGPKAADSKTIVVLAGDLKNGGILGVTNGVEEAAEKIGWNVRVIDGAGSISGRTAAFGQAMALQPAGIVINGFDAVEQQAALETVAAAKIPMVSWHSGPKIGCDAPGGIFANVSTDAMTVSETAAEWAVEDAGGKPAVVIFTDSTYQIAIDKADRIKETIEKMGGTVLEYVDTPIADTSARMGPLTTSLLQKYGAKWTHALAINDLYFDFMGPALAAAGIAGDGAPKAGSAGDGSEAAFQRIRTNQYQAITVAEPLNLQGWQLVDELNRAIQGEACSGYITSPALVTEEGLKAMGDSNQFDPQSPYREAYAKIWGK; encoded by the coding sequence ATGAAAGTCCTGCTAGCAGGCACAATTATTGCAGGTTCAAGCTTTTCGGCTGCGAACGCTCAGATGGCGAAATGGGATGGCCCGACCACCGGACCAAAAGCAGCAGATAGTAAGACAATTGTTGTTCTGGCTGGCGATCTAAAAAACGGTGGCATCTTGGGTGTTACCAATGGCGTTGAAGAAGCTGCCGAAAAAATTGGTTGGAACGTACGCGTAATTGATGGCGCTGGTTCAATTTCAGGCCGTACTGCTGCATTTGGACAAGCGATGGCATTGCAACCCGCAGGTATTGTTATCAACGGTTTTGATGCTGTTGAACAACAAGCTGCGCTTGAAACCGTTGCAGCCGCCAAAATCCCTATGGTATCTTGGCACTCAGGTCCAAAAATTGGCTGCGATGCACCGGGCGGCATCTTCGCAAATGTATCAACGGATGCCATGACTGTTTCTGAAACGGCCGCTGAATGGGCAGTTGAAGATGCTGGCGGTAAGCCTGCCGTTGTTATCTTCACAGATTCAACCTACCAGATTGCAATTGATAAAGCAGATCGCATTAAAGAAACCATTGAGAAAATGGGTGGCACCGTTCTTGAGTATGTAGATACGCCTATTGCCGATACATCTGCTCGAATGGGCCCTCTGACAACGTCATTATTGCAGAAATACGGTGCAAAATGGACGCATGCCCTGGCTATTAATGACTTATATTTTGACTTTATGGGCCCTGCACTTGCCGCAGCTGGTATTGCTGGGGATGGGGCACCTAAAGCAGGCTCGGCAGGCGATGGTTCTGAGGCAGCTTTTCAGCGCATTCGCACAAATCAGTATCAAGCGATCACCGTAGCCGAGCCTTTAAATTTACAAGGTTGGCAGCTCGTGGATGAGTTGAACCGTGCAATCCAGGGTGAAGCGTGTTCTGGTTACATAACTTCACCTGCACTTGTTACGGAAGAAGGCCTTAAGGCTATGGGTGATAGCAATCAATTTGACCCCCAGTCGCCATACCGTGAAGCATACGCAAAAATCTGGGGCAAATAG
- a CDS encoding energy-coupling factor ABC transporter permease, whose amino-acid sequence MHVEPGVVDGAKIALSYATAVGAAGLLGKMALDTIKHDGGISALAVRSVISTILVFVFFQVLPHYPVGVSEVHFILGSTLYLLFGGGAAAIGLAAGLLLQGVLFAPIDLPQYGINLTTLLVPLWAVGMLAKRIIAPKTAYVDLSYKQALALSTTYQAGIVGWVAFWAFYGQGFGAENLSSVASFGAAYMLVILVEPIADLAVLYGAKTLRGASNSPILYNRLHNPAA is encoded by the coding sequence ATGCATGTAGAACCTGGCGTCGTTGATGGCGCAAAAATCGCTTTGAGCTATGCAACTGCAGTTGGTGCTGCTGGCCTTTTAGGAAAAATGGCACTTGATACAATTAAGCATGATGGTGGTATCTCAGCACTAGCAGTAAGAAGTGTAATTTCAACCATTTTGGTATTTGTTTTCTTTCAAGTACTTCCCCATTATCCAGTTGGCGTTTCGGAAGTTCACTTTATTTTGGGCTCAACCCTTTATCTTTTGTTTGGCGGCGGTGCCGCAGCAATTGGTTTGGCGGCAGGCCTTCTTCTTCAAGGCGTATTGTTCGCACCAATTGATTTGCCGCAATATGGCATCAACTTAACAACATTGCTTGTTCCGCTTTGGGCTGTTGGTATGCTTGCAAAGCGCATTATTGCGCCAAAAACGGCTTATGTGGATCTATCCTATAAACAAGCACTTGCGCTATCGACAACATACCAAGCCGGCATTGTTGGCTGGGTTGCGTTCTGGGCATTTTATGGCCAAGGCTTTGGCGCAGAAAACCTGTCTAGCGTTGCGTCATTCGGTGCCGCTTACATGCTTGTCATTCTTGTTGAACCAATTGCTGATTTGGCAGTCCTATACGGTGCAAAAACACTTCGCGGGGCTTCAAACTCACCCATATTATACAATCGCCTGCATAATCCTGCGGCATAG
- the msrA gene encoding peptide-methionine (S)-S-oxide reductase MsrA has product MMLFENFFSKKTQMPTPADALPGRSDAIATSEFHFVNQMSLKGPWPDNLETAYFGMGCFWGVERLYWQIDGVFVTATGYAGGITPNPTYEETVTGQTGHTEIVQVVFDSRKVTFEQLLKTFWEEHDPTQGMRQGNDVGTTYRSAIYTTTRAQLEAAKLSLKQYQKNLSKAGVSSEITTEIKPLDTFYYAEGYHQQYLAKNPGGYCNLRGTGVTCVKS; this is encoded by the coding sequence ATGATGTTGTTTGAGAATTTTTTTTCGAAAAAAACACAAATGCCAACTCCGGCAGACGCATTACCTGGTCGCAGTGATGCCATAGCGACATCTGAGTTTCATTTTGTCAATCAGATGTCTTTAAAAGGCCCATGGCCGGATAACCTGGAAACTGCCTATTTTGGGATGGGCTGCTTTTGGGGTGTTGAACGTCTCTATTGGCAAATTGACGGTGTTTTTGTCACGGCAACTGGTTATGCCGGGGGCATTACACCTAACCCTACTTATGAAGAAACGGTCACAGGACAAACAGGACACACAGAGATTGTGCAAGTCGTTTTTGATTCCAGAAAAGTTACATTTGAACAGCTTCTAAAAACATTCTGGGAAGAACACGACCCAACTCAAGGCATGCGCCAAGGCAATGATGTGGGTACAACTTATCGCTCTGCAATATATACGACTACTAGAGCTCAACTAGAAGCCGCCAAATTAAGTTTAAAACAATATCAAAAAAACCTTAGTAAAGCAGGTGTTTCCTCAGAAATTACAACCGAGATTAAGCCGCTTGATACTTTTTATTATGCTGAGGGATATCACCAGCAATATCTGGCAAAAAACCCCGGTGGCTATTGTAACCTTCGAGGAACGGGCGTTACTTGTGTTAAATCCTAA
- the mutS gene encoding DNA mismatch repair protein MutS, producing MTNKKSIKDPHILSNLVSQESRASATPMMEQFIEIKATNPDSLLFYRMGDFYELFFDDAVDASRALGITLTKRGQHMGEDIPMCGVPVHAADDYLQKLIALGFRVSVCEQTEAPSEAKKRGAKSVVRRDVVRLVTPGTLTEEKLLTPSQSNYLMTAARLKTSGEHEFALAWADISTGQFRVCTSTKTRLLADILRIEPNELVVSENLFHDEDLRATFDILGTTAVPQPAVMFDSTVAEDRIKRFFDISALDGIGNFSRVELAAIAATIGYIEKTQLDERPPLEKPSRDGDGQNLFIDPATRANLELVRTLSGEKNGSLLKAIDRTVTGGGGRLLAERLMSPLTDPDEINTRLDSVSWFIKDNMLSEQLAEALKAMPDMPRALSRLALNRGGPRDLGTLRMGISTSREVLSIFGDRHMPVEISDAVTHLSSLPAELLDSLNKTLSDELPLLKRDGGFIKKGYHETLDECLALRDQSRQVIAGLQLKYAEETSVKNLKIKHNNMLGYFIEVTAQNASALTSDDEAKAKFIHRQTMANAMRFTTTELAELESKIANSANEAIQIELSLFDELCELVVKHASLIKNIADAISTIDVAIANADLAQEQGYCRPQVDHSHEFNIVAGRHPVVEQALRLQSADPFVANDCNLSPNETEQNAAIWLLTGPNMGGKSTFLRQNALIAIMAQMGSYVPAGHAHIGIVDRLFSRVGASDDLARGRSTFMVEMVETAAILNQATERSLVILDEIGRGTSTFDGLSIAWAAVEHLHEVNCSRGLFATHFHELTALSDKLVRLSTATMKVKEWDGDVVFLHEVGPGTADRSYGIQVARLAGLPDIVVNRAREVLKQLEENDRENPAQQLIDDLPLFSVKADIPTHHGKNEPSEVENLLQSLNPDDMSPREALEKLYELKHHQNKNET from the coding sequence TTGACTAACAAAAAATCTATTAAAGATCCCCATATATTAAGTAATCTTGTTAGCCAGGAAAGCCGTGCATCAGCGACGCCGATGATGGAACAATTCATTGAGATCAAAGCGACAAACCCAGACTCACTTTTGTTCTACCGTATGGGTGATTTTTATGAACTATTTTTTGACGATGCTGTGGATGCATCTCGCGCACTGGGCATAACACTGACCAAGCGCGGTCAACATATGGGCGAAGATATTCCCATGTGTGGCGTGCCCGTCCATGCTGCTGATGATTATTTGCAAAAACTAATTGCTTTAGGTTTCCGTGTATCTGTTTGCGAACAAACAGAAGCTCCAAGCGAGGCAAAAAAACGTGGAGCCAAGTCTGTTGTGCGGCGTGATGTCGTCAGGCTTGTCACACCGGGAACGCTGACAGAGGAAAAACTTCTTACCCCATCGCAATCAAATTATCTGATGACAGCCGCTCGCCTTAAAACAAGTGGTGAGCATGAGTTCGCACTTGCATGGGCAGATATCTCAACAGGACAATTTCGGGTTTGTACATCAACAAAGACCAGACTCCTAGCTGATATTTTGCGCATTGAACCAAATGAATTGGTTGTTTCAGAAAACCTTTTTCATGATGAAGATCTTCGCGCAACATTTGATATTTTGGGAACGACAGCTGTCCCTCAACCCGCTGTGATGTTTGATAGTACGGTTGCCGAAGATCGTATAAAGCGGTTCTTTGATATTTCCGCACTTGATGGCATAGGTAATTTTTCTCGGGTAGAATTGGCAGCAATTGCGGCTACCATCGGCTATATTGAAAAAACGCAACTGGATGAACGCCCGCCATTGGAAAAACCTTCTCGGGATGGAGATGGGCAAAATCTGTTTATTGACCCAGCAACACGTGCAAACCTAGAACTTGTCAGGACTTTATCTGGCGAGAAAAACGGAAGTCTGCTTAAAGCAATAGATCGAACTGTAACTGGTGGTGGTGGCCGCCTTTTAGCAGAACGCCTCATGTCACCACTTACTGACCCTGACGAAATTAATACTCGGCTTGATTCGGTGAGTTGGTTTATCAAAGACAATATGCTATCCGAACAACTTGCAGAAGCACTCAAGGCTATGCCAGATATGCCACGTGCATTATCACGTCTTGCTCTCAATCGAGGAGGGCCACGAGACCTCGGTACATTGCGTATGGGCATTAGCACGTCAAGGGAAGTTCTATCCATATTTGGGGATCGGCATATGCCGGTTGAGATCTCAGATGCTGTTACACATCTATCCTCACTACCAGCGGAACTTCTTGATAGCTTAAATAAGACACTTTCTGACGAATTACCGCTGCTTAAGCGCGATGGTGGTTTCATAAAGAAAGGCTACCACGAAACATTAGATGAGTGCCTAGCTTTGCGTGATCAATCTCGGCAGGTTATTGCCGGGTTGCAACTCAAATATGCAGAAGAAACATCTGTAAAAAACCTTAAGATCAAGCACAATAATATGCTTGGTTACTTCATTGAAGTAACTGCACAAAACGCTAGTGCCTTAACATCGGATGATGAAGCAAAGGCTAAATTTATTCACCGGCAAACGATGGCCAACGCTATGCGTTTTACCACCACAGAGTTGGCGGAACTTGAAAGCAAAATTGCAAACTCTGCCAATGAAGCAATACAAATAGAATTAAGCTTATTCGACGAACTTTGCGAACTCGTCGTCAAACATGCATCCTTAATCAAAAATATAGCTGATGCGATATCTACAATTGACGTTGCCATCGCAAATGCTGATTTGGCCCAAGAGCAGGGATATTGCCGTCCACAAGTGGACCATTCACATGAATTTAACATAGTCGCAGGTCGTCACCCGGTTGTTGAACAAGCACTTCGACTACAATCAGCTGATCCGTTTGTTGCAAATGATTGCAATCTTTCACCGAATGAAACAGAACAAAACGCAGCAATTTGGTTGCTTACTGGTCCTAATATGGGTGGTAAATCAACTTTTCTTCGCCAAAATGCACTTATCGCTATAATGGCACAAATGGGTTCTTATGTTCCCGCGGGGCATGCTCATATTGGTATCGTGGACCGCCTATTTTCTCGCGTGGGAGCTTCCGATGATCTGGCTCGTGGACGCTCGACATTTATGGTCGAGATGGTCGAAACAGCAGCTATCCTTAATCAAGCTACCGAAAGATCACTCGTCATCCTGGATGAAATTGGCCGCGGCACATCAACTTTTGATGGGCTTTCAATTGCATGGGCTGCCGTTGAACATCTACACGAAGTAAATTGTAGCCGTGGACTATTTGCAACACATTTTCATGAACTTACAGCCTTATCAGATAAATTGGTCCGTCTTTCGACGGCCACCATGAAGGTCAAAGAGTGGGATGGCGATGTAGTATTTTTGCATGAAGTCGGGCCTGGCACTGCTGATCGATCATATGGAATTCAAGTTGCCCGACTTGCTGGATTGCCAGATATTGTAGTTAATCGCGCGCGCGAAGTTCTAAAACAACTCGAAGAAAATGATAGAGAAAATCCAGCTCAACAACTTATTGATGACTTGCCGCTATTTTCCGTCAAAGCCGATATACCAACGCATCATGGAAAGAATGAACCGAGTGAAGTAGAAAATCTTTTGCAAAGCCTCAATCCAGATGATATGTCGCCACGCGAAGCCCTTGAAAAGCTTTACGAGCTAAAGCACCATCAAAACAAAAATGAGACTTAA
- a CDS encoding adenosine kinase: MPSIDILCIGNAIVDIIARCDDKFLEDNGIIKGAMNLIDSDRAKTLYARMGPAIETSGGSACNTAAGAAGFGAKTALFAKISNDQLGEIFTHDIRAIGTQFESVPLDGTPPTARSMVFVTPDAERTFNTYLGACVEIGPEDIDVQVVADSKVTYFEGYLWDPPRAKDAIRLASKIAHENGRLVAGSLSDSFCVDRHRVEFLDLIRTGTIDIVFANEDEVKSLYETDSFDVAVENLRRDCNFATVTRGPKGSIVINGDETIIVDGHHVENIVDTSGAGDLYAAGFLYGFTHDHDLETCAKLGNFIASQVIQYIGPRLQVSIPDLVKESGILK, from the coding sequence ATGCCATCTATTGATATCCTTTGTATCGGAAATGCTATTGTGGATATTATCGCGCGTTGTGATGATAAATTTCTCGAAGACAATGGCATTATCAAAGGTGCCATGAATCTGATCGATTCTGATCGAGCTAAAACACTATATGCACGCATGGGACCGGCCATTGAAACATCTGGCGGAAGTGCTTGCAACACCGCCGCAGGCGCAGCAGGATTTGGCGCAAAAACAGCTTTGTTTGCAAAAATTTCCAATGATCAACTCGGTGAGATTTTTACCCATGACATTCGTGCCATTGGCACGCAATTTGAAAGTGTGCCATTAGACGGAACACCACCGACTGCTCGATCCATGGTGTTTGTTACACCTGATGCGGAACGAACGTTTAACACCTACCTTGGTGCTTGCGTTGAGATCGGGCCAGAAGATATCGATGTGCAAGTCGTAGCTGATTCAAAGGTTACATATTTCGAAGGCTACCTGTGGGATCCACCGCGTGCAAAAGATGCCATCCGCTTGGCATCAAAGATAGCTCATGAGAATGGCCGATTGGTGGCCGGATCACTCTCTGATTCTTTTTGTGTTGATCGTCATCGCGTAGAGTTTTTGGACCTTATTAGAACAGGTACGATTGACATCGTTTTTGCCAATGAAGATGAAGTAAAATCTCTCTACGAGACCGATAGTTTTGACGTAGCGGTTGAAAATCTGCGCCGCGATTGCAATTTTGCAACCGTGACACGTGGTCCAAAAGGCTCGATCGTTATCAATGGAGATGAAACTATTATCGTAGATGGCCATCATGTCGAAAATATTGTTGATACATCTGGCGCTGGCGATCTTTATGCAGCTGGTTTCTTATATGGCTTTACCCACGATCATGACTTAGAAACATGTGCCAAATTAGGAAACTTTATTGCATCGCAAGTCATTCAGTATATTGGACCAAGACTGCAAGTATCAATTCCAGATCTTGTTAAAGAATCCGGTATTCTGAAATAA
- a CDS encoding SDR family oxidoreductase: MELKNKTIIITGASSGIGAAAALLFASEGANVVLGARRKAELKKVVDQIILSNGKASYLIGDVTDEAYSKQLVDHALEKYGKLDGAFNNAGIMGNMGPVSEMDSANWDAVIAANLSSAFYASKAQIPAMITQGKGAIVFTSSFVGSSNGGMPGMAAYAASKAGMTGLTQALASEHAGGGIRVNAILPGGTKTAMAGDDPDTQEFIANLHPLKRLADPKEIAQSALYLLSDRSSFVTGAQLSVDGGISVRLL, from the coding sequence ATGGAGCTAAAAAATAAAACAATCATTATTACTGGTGCAAGCAGTGGTATCGGCGCTGCCGCCGCTCTGCTTTTTGCCTCGGAAGGCGCTAACGTAGTTCTCGGCGCAAGGCGTAAAGCCGAATTGAAAAAAGTAGTTGATCAAATTATTCTTAGTAATGGCAAAGCATCCTACCTTATCGGTGATGTGACTGACGAAGCCTATTCCAAGCAGCTCGTGGATCATGCATTAGAAAAGTATGGCAAACTTGATGGTGCATTTAATAACGCGGGAATCATGGGGAACATGGGTCCGGTTTCTGAGATGGATTCAGCAAATTGGGATGCTGTAATTGCGGCCAACTTATCCAGCGCATTTTATGCTTCTAAAGCCCAAATACCAGCCATGATTACACAGGGAAAAGGAGCTATTGTGTTCACTAGTTCTTTTGTTGGGTCCAGCAATGGCGGGATGCCGGGAATGGCCGCTTATGCAGCCTCAAAAGCTGGGATGACAGGATTAACGCAGGCACTTGCATCTGAACATGCTGGCGGGGGTATCCGTGTAAACGCTATCCTTCCTGGAGGAACAAAAACTGCAATGGCGGGAGATGATCCCGATACTCAGGAATTTATTGCGAACTTGCATCCGTTGAAACGCCTGGCTGACCCAAAAGAGATTGCGCAATCGGCGTTATACTTGTTATCTGATCGATCAAGTTTTGTAACGGGCGCACAGCTTAGCGTTGATGGCGGAATATCTGTTCGGTTGCTTTAA
- the grpE gene encoding nucleotide exchange factor GrpE has protein sequence MSQEAPENSGSENVDNKLEEILEALNKAEEKIDASSLNEEEAGEADQSNDHEVLEKLLLENQTLKDDALRAVADMQNLRKRTQREIQDAKTFSVSSFAKDMLGVADNLRRTIEAAPKAEDGAADENLKALLEGVEMTERSMLSALERHGVKKLDVMGKKFDPNFHQAMFEVPDTETPNNTVVNVVQDGYVIGTRVLRPAMVGVAKGGPKIVEQDIDSKE, from the coding sequence ATGAGTCAGGAAGCCCCCGAAAATAGTGGTTCTGAAAACGTTGATAACAAACTTGAAGAAATTCTTGAGGCGTTAAACAAGGCTGAAGAAAAGATCGACGCTTCCTCGTTGAATGAAGAAGAGGCAGGCGAAGCTGATCAATCTAATGATCATGAAGTGCTTGAAAAACTCTTGCTTGAAAACCAGACGCTTAAAGATGATGCGCTTCGTGCAGTTGCTGACATGCAAAACCTGCGGAAACGCACGCAGCGTGAAATACAAGATGCTAAAACATTTTCTGTTTCTAGTTTTGCTAAAGATATGCTTGGTGTTGCGGATAATTTACGTCGTACGATTGAAGCTGCTCCAAAAGCAGAAGATGGCGCTGCAGATGAAAATCTGAAAGCGTTATTGGAAGGCGTTGAAATGACTGAGCGTTCAATGCTTTCTGCATTGGAGCGTCATGGTGTTAAGAAGCTTGACGTAATGGGTAAGAAATTTGATCCAAATTTCCATCAAGCGATGTTCGAAGTTCCTGATACAGAAACACCAAACAACACGGTGGTTAATGTGGTGCAGGATGGTTACGTTATTGGCACCCGTGTTTTACGACCAGCCATGGTTGGTGTCGCCAAAGGTGGACCTAAAATTGTCGAACAAGATATTGATTCTAAAGAATAA
- the phaZ gene encoding polyhydroxyalkanoate depolymerase gives MFYNFHELNHAAIAPMRAYADALRFAYESPANPFSKSPMVRSLSAGLEVFERTTRRYGKPDFGLETTQIDGKTVAVEENIIWSKPFCDLLHFKRDLPKSCKSQPKILLVAPMSGHYATLLRGTVETLLPHAEIYITDWTDARIVPKAVGSFDLDDYIDYIIDMFDTLGPDTHVMSVCQPSVPVLAAVSLMEARKSKNTPRSMTLMGGPIDTRVNPTGVNKLAQSKPLSWFEENVIMSVPWPLKGFGRRVYPGFLQLSGFMSMNLDKHVEAKSKFFMNLVKGDGDTAEKHREFYDEYMAVMDLTEEFYLQTVDVVFITHALPKGEMMHRGELVDTRSIKKCALFTIEGENDDITGVGQTQAAHTLCPNIPKTKREHYMQPDVGHYGVFSGSRFRKEIAPRILKFTANLNNKVG, from the coding sequence ATGTTTTATAACTTTCATGAGCTTAATCATGCGGCTATTGCTCCGATGCGTGCCTATGCAGATGCGCTCCGATTTGCTTACGAGAGCCCTGCCAATCCCTTTTCCAAATCGCCAATGGTACGCTCTCTTTCCGCAGGCCTAGAAGTATTTGAACGCACGACACGCCGTTATGGGAAGCCAGATTTTGGATTGGAAACTACGCAGATCGATGGCAAGACAGTCGCCGTCGAAGAAAATATTATTTGGTCGAAACCTTTTTGTGATCTCCTGCATTTCAAGCGAGACCTTCCAAAAAGCTGCAAGTCACAGCCAAAAATTCTCCTTGTAGCTCCAATGTCCGGTCATTACGCAACACTTTTGCGGGGAACAGTTGAAACACTCCTTCCACATGCTGAAATTTATATAACAGATTGGACGGACGCTCGCATTGTTCCAAAAGCCGTCGGCAGCTTCGATCTTGATGATTATATCGACTACATAATTGATATGTTTGACACATTGGGACCAGATACACATGTCATGTCAGTTTGCCAGCCGTCTGTGCCTGTGTTAGCTGCGGTCTCACTTATGGAAGCACGTAAGAGTAAGAACACGCCTCGCTCCATGACCCTCATGGGTGGCCCCATTGATACGCGTGTGAATCCAACCGGAGTAAATAAACTCGCTCAATCCAAACCATTGTCTTGGTTTGAAGAAAACGTAATCATGTCAGTGCCTTGGCCGCTTAAAGGTTTTGGTCGTCGTGTTTATCCAGGATTTCTTCAACTATCAGGCTTCATGTCTATGAACTTGGATAAGCATGTTGAAGCAAAGAGTAAGTTCTTCATGAATCTGGTCAAGGGTGATGGAGATACAGCAGAAAAACATCGTGAATTTTATGATGAATATATGGCTGTAATGGATTTAACCGAGGAGTTCTATCTTCAAACGGTTGACGTTGTGTTCATTACACATGCGTTGCCGAAAGGTGAAATGATGCATCGCGGCGAACTTGTTGACACAAGAAGCATCAAGAAGTGCGCTCTTTTCACAATCGAAGGCGAAAATGATGATATTACTGGTGTTGGGCAAACCCAAGCAGCACATACTCTTTGCCCTAATATTCCTAAGACTAAACGTGAACACTATATGCAACCAGATGTTGGGCATTATGGTGTGTTTTCCGGCTCCCGATTTAGAAAAGAAATTGCGCCCCGTATTTTAAAGTTTACTGCAAATCTTAATAACAAGGTCGGTTAG
- a CDS encoding DUF2852 domain-containing protein, whose translation MIQSALVRPAWTPVTIALMVLGFMVFWPLGLAMIAYIIWGERLDEFKSEMNNATDGFFRSCRRSGSGFGRSRSHYNSGNMAFDEWRDEELQRLDEERRKLDAMREEFDAHMRDLRRARDKEEFDAFMQSRSKSGKKNKKSSVPKTTD comes from the coding sequence ATGATACAATCAGCACTAGTACGTCCCGCATGGACGCCTGTAACCATCGCTCTGATGGTATTGGGTTTTATGGTTTTTTGGCCGCTTGGTCTTGCCATGATCGCCTATATTATTTGGGGTGAACGTTTGGATGAATTTAAATCTGAAATGAATAATGCAACAGATGGATTCTTCAGATCTTGTCGTAGATCTGGTTCTGGATTTGGTCGAAGCCGCTCACATTACAATTCGGGCAATATGGCTTTTGACGAATGGCGAGATGAAGAACTTCAACGTTTGGACGAAGAACGTCGTAAGCTTGATGCAATGCGTGAAGAATTTGACGCACATATGCGTGATTTACGCAGAGCGCGTGACAAAGAAGAGTTTGATGCATTTATGCAATCTCGATCCAAGTCAGGCAAAAAAAACAAAAAATCGTCAGTTCCAAAAACAACTGACTGA